In the Colletotrichum lupini chromosome 4, complete sequence genome, TCACCATTATCCTCGCTCTGTGTCCCTAATCTTCCGCTACCTTTATATTCAGACGAAAGGTTGGGCTGAAGATGTGCTTCTCCTGAATCGATGTATATTTCGAAGATGATTGACGTTACACCAGCAAACTTGAGCCAGTCGTTGTCATCCAGTAGAGACACTAACACTCGGGGACGAAGGCACCAGGGTGAACGTGACTCTGTCCGATCTTTCGGGGGCTTAGGGAACTATATCTCGATATTGGGCTTTGTAGAACCAGCCTTAGCATTGCAGTGCCGGGATCCGGGCGCATTAGCGAGGGCCGCATCGTAGATTCTCCGCTCCTTTGGCGCTTGGGGAGCTGCTTCCCAACATCAGATCTGGGCAGGACAAGACTTTATCTCTCTGGTTATCATGTCGGACGTTCATATCTTCTCGGGGGCGTTGAACAAGTCGTTCACGGATAAGCGCGCGAGGAGCAGTGGTTCAAAAGAGCGAGGTAATTCTCCATGAATACGTGCGTGGGGAGTAGTGGCCCATGAAAGTAAAGTGATTGTTTATGAATATGGGCATGAAGAGCAATGGTTTACGAGAGCGAAGATGCACTTGATATTAACCATGAGAACAACAGTCGAACAAAAGTTTTGATCATAAGGAATCTACTACTTCCCCTGATTAAAGAAGTACATCAAGTATTCATTTTTTTCTAAAGGTAGCAAAGTAGCAAAGGAATTATTCGTTACCATGGTGTAAAGAGTGGCGTCAAAAGAGAGGAAATATGTCCTTTAACTCAAACTGCGAGAGGGTATTGTTTCCCTCAGGTCCAAAGAGCACGTTGAGCGGTCGGCTTTTTTCAACAACTAGGTGTGCTCGGGTTTGGTTTGGTTCCAGTAGTTGAGACTTGCATCAGGCGTGAATATCTTAGATGCTCCTCATCGGCTGCTATGGGTCTGgagtatagttttatatgCTCCTTTTGGTTGCGATGACTTGtttctgcttcttcttcatTCACGTTTCAAGTCTCGATGCTTCATCGGGCATTTATTTCTTCCTGGAAATAGCAAAGAGGTCACCCATGAATGACGAGAGTGACGGGCTGTAGTaaatgtgtgtgtgtgtgtgtgtgtgtgtgtgtgtaaaAGGGAGgcaaataaaaaagaaacaaGACTTCATTGATAACTCTTGCTTGTCATCACTCAACTCCTAATGGGCGAATTTTCAACATCGACTCTATTCTCGAGTCCAAGCGACTACCAATAGAATCGATTCTGCTGACGTTTCGAGATATGACTTGGTGTTTAACTTGATATGGCTGCTTCTGACGACTCTCAACGCAATTCTCAGTGGGATTCTCGATACGACTCTAGACAGGAGCGCTTGAACTAGCACTTCTGAGACACACCTCTGCgcttacccccttttttttttttttttacagCTGTTTCGACAGGCAAGGTAGGCTACACTAGGAACTTTGGATCTTGAGATACCGCCAAGAGACAAAGTAGGCAGCCATCACCTCGACTTGGTACATTAACCCCAGAGATTCCGGGCGTGCATGCAGTACTACTGAACGTCGTTAGATGATACTACTGGTATTTATGTGGACTTTCAATTTTCAATATACAAGTCCCCACCCGGGCTTAGAAGAACTGCAGTAACTGAAGTTTATGTTGGTAATCTGCGCCTCGCTCTCCGCCAGTACTGACGAAAGCCTATCTACCGACGACTGGTGTTATTCATCCTTCGGTTAATTATGAAAAATAGATTGAAGCTGTGCATGGCATATGTAATAACGGAACGGTGTAAGCCACTATGAGGTAAGAATATAACATGGGGTTGTCACGAATGAGACGTAAATATGTCATTAACAAGTGTATTGCTGTGACAAGGCCAATGGCCTCATCTTAAACTATTGAATCAATGCAGTAAGGTAGCAGAGGCAACGTGTGACTCATCACCATGGCACCAAGGCCGGTGTTTGGAACTCTAAGTCCTCCAGGCATCCTCTTTATGATGCCCCGAAACGCCTTCTCCCATATATCTCATGCCCGCAGGCGCGCTGTTATAATGCCACTCTCTCAGAACCAATAAATATCATACGACACGTGGCGACGCTGCGCGTATTGCGTGGATCCATGTCCCGCGCTTTCGTGAAAATTTCCACTGCAATCCCTCGTAGTAAACATCATGACCATTCTATCCTCCCACCGGGTATCTAGTCGCGTGCGGCATCATCTGCCGCCTGGCGCTCACGCATGTTCTTCTCCCACGTCTCCCAATCCTCGTAATCATTCGTTTGCCGAGCCGGTCGCGGCGTCGGCTTGGATGGCGAATCCAACAGATCACCGAATTCGAGTTGACAGTCTGAATCCATCATCATACTGGTGATATCAAAACTGGAACCAGGAGCATTCATAGACTCCGCCAATGCTCGGTTCATAGCCTCCAGCATATCAGAGTCATACTGGTGGTCGACCGGTTGGCTTGAGAGGTACTCCTCCAAGGCCATCTCCATCTGAGAGAACTCTTCATGATGCAGGCGAGGGCTTCTCCGGATTTGGCCTCTAGCCGACCGCGGAGTCCGCATAGGCGTGCGGCGCATAGCCATGGGGGATCGGAGCATATCGCCGGACCTCAACGATCGTGAGACACTCCTAGTGACGCTTCTAGTGATGGGACGGTGGCTGGGTGTCGGCCGAGTGGGAGTCTTGAAGGGGCCGCTGTTAGCAGGCCTTTCCCGAGGGGGCGGCGTGGATGGGCGAGCGATGGGGCTCCGAAACAGATCTTCCAGGTCATCATCAGGAATAGCCAGGTTCTCCTTATTCGACCCGGTGTCCTTCTGCGCCTCATCCTTGCTAGACTTGTCGGTGGACTCCTTGTTTTGTGCAGCTTCCGCTGAGACGTTGAGTTCCGGCGCAGTCTGTACCACGTTGACGGCAACCTCACCTAGGACCTTAGCAACGCCTTCCTTTCGAGGTGAAGGAAATAGGAGCCGTCGGGTACCACCCATATCTTGCACCACGTCGGTGTTGTCAAGGGTGATTGGGCTCTTGGCGGTACCGCTTCCTCGAGAGTGGGTAGATCCTGGGTTGGAGGCATGCCCGGGCGACGCTGGCCGTGAGCCCTGATAGTCAGGCGGTTGAGACATCGATAGCTGAGAGACTGAACGCTGTGAAGCTTCGTTGGCATTGCTGACCTGTGAGATGCCACGAGATCTGCTTTCATCCATGGGTGAGATGCCTCGATCCTCGGGCCCGATGGGGTCCGTAGTGAAGTAAGCTTCAGACGTCGGATTGAGCGGGTTTGCCGAATCAGACTTCTTCGTCCTGGGCGGTCTAGGAGCTCGCCCAGTACCCCGAGGCCGTCTTTGTTGACTGAGGCGAGATCTGTCCTTCTCCCATTTTTCCGATGGCCGATGTGCCTTCCATTTACACAACCAAATACCGCAGGGATTGCAGAGCATATGCCATTTCCATTCTGACTTGTCCTCATGAGGTGCCAGGCCTTTCTTGATGACCTGGTATTTGGTAACCTTATCTTCATCATCTCGCTCCAAGACCAGGATGGCAGTGATTCTGCCAGGCTTATCTGAAAACTCGGTGAATTCGGGGACACCCTCATGCTCCTGAGACCAAATCTTGCGCCACGTGGGAGTCTCAATAGCACCACAATTGTTGCAGTACATAGGGGTTTGCCCACTCTCGATGGCCTGCAATAGCTTTTCTCTGATGGCCTTCTTCTTGACATAGTTCTTGTTTGCCTTCTGAGCCTGGGTTGGTGATCTCGGGGGTTGGAACGCGTCGCTTGGCGGGCAAGGCGCTTCGGAGAAAGAGGTTATATCTGGAAGTGGGAGAGCTGGGAATGCGATAGGGCCGATCGGGTCGCTGGCCGGGACCATTGGAAGTGCCTGCGAAAATTCTGAAGTAGACCGAGAAAGAGATGGTGGTGCGGAAGGAAGAGCGAAGACGTCGGCCGCGATAGGAGCCAATGTCGAAGGCTCTGGCAACACTACGTCGGGTGCTTTATCCTGCACAGCTTGTACAAGTTGCTCGAGTCTCATGTCGAGGCTATCTTCAGACCGAGGGGCCTCGAAACTGGGAGCACTTTGACTGTCCATGTCGACATCAGGCTTTATCACCACAACCGGCTCCTCTTGTTGTGGTGAGGGCTCTTTTCCCGCAGGCTGCGGAGGCACTGTCATGTTGGACTCGCTGACGGCGTGCTGTAGAGGTGGCAGTGATGGCTCTGTCGACGGCGTCGAAGTGGGTGCTTTGGGAGGGAGTTGCTTCCGGATCTTCGGAGCAGTATCTATTTCGCTGGGTACATGCTCCGCCAACTGAAAGACTTGGATGGGGATA is a window encoding:
- a CDS encoding GATA transcription factor, which gives rise to MASPMPSAPVGNWGGNGQAMPPQPPSGPADMDDAGVQIRTMGLKVIYAFADSGESFLARHSELLTVQTVPIDEKTTVGMVDLKLCAQAVVKCSPELLSDATRDFAVYAYDYSEPDEPLVGQGFLGWIMNNTDGKRIIGRTTRNPLSVFSGGVKEILEIKLKLKPVAAMTQPRYEVEPRPDARHSYQRSESHMSVEIQPTIHNDGALTPNSHAEWASFMQSNQQMGNQQHPQNVASPHHLPQHHNEFQHQPQPPPQQRQQMQRSNSFAYNGPPQQQMQNSQLQQTIPQPPMQNSEGPNRVAPTLVDTATETQVNPPSRPSSRASNTSKKSRSTGRPRGRPRKQPRAETQGNTSGYEDGTDGDDGPAKKKRATMTQVTGNINAPFGGGSGPLRVTASTAGSLRTLRPAGISQDPSMGSHMQDVPRAPTPVPDRGPSMPQGGKATKGSKLRRQSTLSQAATPPSQPQFSEPPFAMSPSQQDGRSPDSEAVSPNFSEDSPAAIGSSPPVPRTTSFVRSSPPASSPILPPMRMPMPMPQHDSGFMSGGVDDLFDGDIMKPLPKPVATAPKQSKGRKTNRNETKEQIDESGIPIQVFQLAEHVPSEIDTAPKIRKQLPPKAPTSTPSTEPSLPPLQHAVSESNMTVPPQPAGKEPSPQQEEPVVVIKPDVDMDSQSAPSFEAPRSEDSLDMRLEQLVQAVQDKAPDVVLPEPSTLAPIAADVFALPSAPPSLSRSTSEFSQALPMVPASDPIGPIAFPALPLPDITSFSEAPCPPSDAFQPPRSPTQAQKANKNYVKKKAIREKLLQAIESGQTPMYCNNCGAIETPTWRKIWSQEHEGVPEFTEFSDKPGRITAILVLERDDEDKVTKYQVIKKGLAPHEDKSEWKWHMLCNPCGIWLCKWKAHRPSEKWEKDRSRLSQQRRPRGTGRAPRPPRTKKSDSANPLNPTSEAYFTTDPIGPEDRGISPMDESRSRGISQVSNANEASQRSVSQLSMSQPPDYQGSRPASPGHASNPGSTHSRGSGTAKSPITLDNTDVVQDMGGTRRLLFPSPRKEGVAKVLGEVAVNVVQTAPELNVSAEAAQNKESTDKSSKDEAQKDTGSNKENLAIPDDDLEDLFRSPIARPSTPPPRERPANSGPFKTPTRPTPSHRPITRSVTRSVSRSLRSGDMLRSPMAMRRTPMRTPRSARGQIRRSPRLHHEEFSQMEMALEEYLSSQPVDHQYDSDMLEAMNRALAESMNAPGSSFDITSMMMDSDCQLEFGDLLDSPSKPTPRPARQTNDYEDWETWEKNMRERQAADDAARD